Proteins found in one Helicobacter sp. NHP19-003 genomic segment:
- the modA gene encoding molybdate ABC transporter substrate-binding protein — protein sequence MRLLILVLAMCSCFGAQIKVAAAANLSKALVAIKVAFLKNHPKDKVLISFGSSGSLFKQITLDAPYDLFISADKDRPLKLAKGGFTPYPVQVYARGVLVLWSATRPVKSLDALQDSYDHLAIANPALAPYGRASMEVLKKLHLADTLQLKIAEANSVGQATAYVESKAAQLGFSALSLMDKKAHYFIVPQEYYSPIEQAMVLTKWGGDKKLAKDFADFILSIKGQALLKAHGYLIAPFAN from the coding sequence ATGCGTTTGTTGATTCTTGTTTTGGCTATGTGTTCTTGTTTTGGGGCGCAGATTAAAGTTGCGGCAGCGGCGAATTTGAGCAAAGCTTTAGTGGCGATCAAGGTCGCGTTTTTAAAAAACCACCCCAAGGACAAGGTACTCATCAGCTTTGGGTCTTCGGGGAGTTTGTTTAAACAAATCACACTGGATGCACCCTATGATTTATTCATCAGTGCCGACAAAGACCGTCCCTTAAAGTTGGCCAAAGGGGGCTTCACCCCCTACCCCGTACAAGTCTATGCCAGAGGGGTGTTGGTGCTTTGGAGCGCAACAAGGCCGGTGAAGTCCTTAGACGCACTGCAAGATTCTTACGACCATTTAGCCATCGCCAACCCCGCCCTAGCCCCCTATGGGCGGGCGAGCATGGAGGTGCTAAAAAAGTTGCACCTTGCCGATACTTTGCAACTCAAGATCGCTGAGGCCAACTCGGTGGGGCAAGCAACCGCCTATGTTGAAAGCAAGGCCGCACAACTAGGCTTTAGCGCTCTCTCTTTAATGGATAAAAAGGCGCATTATTTCATTGTGCCCCAAGAGTATTACAGCCCCATAGAACAGGCGATGGTACTCACCAAATGGGGAGGGGATAAAAAATTAGCCAAGGATTTTGCGGATTTTATCTTGAGTATCAAAGGGCAAGCCCTTTTAAAAGCCCATGGCTACTTAATCGCCCCCTTTGCAAACTGA
- a CDS encoding LPP20 family lipoprotein, whose product MKREVNLAVGVGVLKKAAPLCLSVGLAAAFVGCGWFKKPGVTQLIPPSATGLQAPIYPPTTFNNGRSPRSMPVFPKENPSSPQITTHFDNSNQSVAPSAGENGMIANTPILTPTNVIELSAVGMGVAPESTISPSQALALAKRAAIVDGYRQLGEKMYGIRVNATDTVKDMILQNSVIKTKVNALIRNAEITETIYKDGLCQVSMELKLDGRIWYNVFNRARG is encoded by the coding sequence ATGAAGCGAGAAGTGAATTTGGCAGTCGGTGTTGGTGTTTTAAAAAAAGCCGCCCCTTTGTGCCTTTCTGTTGGTTTGGCAGCAGCATTTGTAGGGTGTGGCTGGTTTAAAAAACCCGGAGTTACACAGCTCATCCCACCCTCAGCCACAGGCTTGCAAGCCCCCATTTACCCGCCCACGACCTTTAACAATGGGCGTTCTCCCCGCTCCATGCCCGTTTTCCCCAAAGAAAACCCTTCTTCTCCGCAGATCACGACCCACTTTGACAATTCCAACCAAAGTGTCGCCCCCTCAGCTGGGGAGAATGGCATGATCGCCAACACCCCCATCCTCACCCCCACCAATGTGATCGAACTGAGCGCAGTGGGCATGGGTGTCGCGCCCGAGTCGACCATTTCGCCCTCCCAAGCCCTCGCTTTAGCCAAAAGGGCGGCGATCGTAGATGGCTACCGCCAACTGGGCGAAAAAATGTATGGGATTCGCGTGAACGCCACAGACACGGTCAAAGACATGATCTTGCAAAACTCTGTGATCAAGACTAAAGTCAACGCCCTCATCCGCAATGCCGAGATCACCGAAACGATCTATAAAGACGGGCTGTGCCAGGTGAGCATGGAGCTCAAACTAGACGGGCGCATTTGGTACAATGTCTTCAACCGTGCACGCGGGTGA
- the bioD gene encoding dethiobiotin synthase, translating into MYRPIFISATNTDMGKTTVALQLAQLYNDKGIKTLLAKPIETGINTQEQGDAQVLLEANQHIDPDLSLEDISFYRFVLAASPFVAARFEPHLPPIDFKHIEKKLKALQEKCDLLIIEGVGGLLVPLDEKVRIVDLALYLKTKLLLVSGSKLGMLNDLLLNLHYLSSNKIPCQIAINMQDNRNYYQTSKPYVDYLNSSLKDPILVFQEQQDLLLNRLLES; encoded by the coding sequence ATGTACCGCCCTATTTTTATCAGCGCCACCAATACAGACATGGGCAAGACCACCGTAGCCCTACAACTCGCCCAGCTTTACAACGACAAAGGCATTAAAACCCTTTTGGCAAAGCCCATTGAAACGGGGATCAACACACAAGAACAAGGGGATGCCCAAGTCCTTTTAGAAGCCAATCAGCACATAGACCCCGATTTAAGCTTAGAGGACATCAGTTTCTACCGCTTTGTTTTGGCAGCTAGCCCCTTTGTGGCCGCCCGTTTTGAACCCCACCTACCCCCCATAGACTTCAAACACATAGAGAAAAAGCTCAAAGCTCTGCAAGAAAAATGCGATTTGCTCATCATTGAGGGCGTGGGAGGCTTGCTTGTGCCTTTAGATGAAAAGGTGCGGATTGTGGATTTAGCCCTCTACCTCAAGACAAAATTGCTGTTAGTGAGTGGAAGCAAACTAGGCATGCTAAACGACCTCTTGCTCAATTTGCACTACCTCAGTTCTAATAAAATCCCATGCCAAATTGCGATCAACATGCAAGACAACCGCAACTACTACCAGACCAGCAAACCCTATGTGGATTATCTAAACAGCAGCCTCAAAGACCCCATTTTGGTGTTTCAAGAACAACAAGACCTCCTCTTAAACCGTCTCTTAGAATCCTAA
- a CDS encoding thiazole synthase, with the protein MQDPLVIGSRTFTSRLIVGSGKYKDFATTKKATLASGADMLTVAVRRVNITDPHSENLLDTFKDTHISFLPNSAGCTTAKEALALFRLVKEATGIDFIKLEIIGDSRTLYPDVLETLNACEILAKEGFCVLAYSNDDPIVAKKLEDAGASAVMPLASPIGSGLGIQNRYNIGFIKEAVKVPVIVDAGVGCASDASIAMELGADGVLTNSAIALAQNPVLMAESMKHAVLAGRQSYLAGRIPKKAYASPSSPVFGLAQL; encoded by the coding sequence GTGCAAGACCCCCTTGTCATTGGCTCTAGAACCTTTACCTCCCGCCTCATTGTGGGCAGTGGCAAATACAAAGACTTCGCCACCACCAAAAAAGCCACTTTAGCCAGCGGAGCGGACATGCTGACCGTGGCGGTTAGGCGGGTCAACATCACCGACCCACACAGTGAGAACTTGTTAGACACCTTTAAAGACACCCACATCAGCTTTTTGCCAAACTCCGCCGGTTGCACCACCGCTAAAGAAGCCCTTGCGCTTTTTAGGTTGGTTAAGGAAGCCACGGGAATTGATTTTATCAAGCTAGAGATCATCGGCGATTCGCGCACTCTCTATCCCGATGTGCTAGAAACCTTAAACGCCTGTGAAATTTTGGCCAAAGAGGGCTTTTGTGTGCTCGCTTACAGCAATGATGATCCCATCGTGGCAAAAAAGCTTGAAGATGCCGGGGCTAGTGCCGTGATGCCTCTAGCCTCGCCTATTGGCAGTGGACTAGGCATCCAAAACCGCTACAACATCGGTTTTATCAAAGAAGCTGTGAAAGTCCCCGTGATTGTGGATGCGGGCGTGGGCTGTGCCTCGGATGCAAGCATTGCGATGGAGCTAGGCGCAGATGGGGTTTTAACCAACTCCGCCATCGCTCTAGCCCAAAACCCCGTTTTAATGGCTGAGAGCATGAAGCATGCCGTTTTAGCCGGACGCCAAAGCTATCTGGCCGGGCGAATCCCCAAAAAGGCCTACGCTAGCCCTAGCTCTCCCGTTTTTGGGCTTGCCCAACTTTGA
- the cmoA gene encoding carboxy-S-adenosyl-L-methionine synthase CmoA, with product MKDTLFCTPLPKRFEFDSQVAGMFDDMLARSIPHYHETLKLASHFVAQDLVGVVYDLGCSTGNFLATLAPLLPKDTPLVGVDNAPSMLEKAQEKLKSLLVSLRCEDLLTTPLDNAGAVVLLYTLQFIRPLQRQALMQRIFNALKPGGVVLVAEKMMSLDRILDKQMVELYYLYKQAQGYTLSEITFKREALENVLVPYSLQENMALLEQAGFKQPEVLFKWVNFGLLIARKI from the coding sequence TTGAAAGACACCCTCTTTTGCACCCCTTTGCCTAAACGCTTTGAGTTTGACAGCCAAGTGGCGGGCATGTTTGACGACATGCTCGCACGCTCCATCCCCCACTATCACGAAACTTTAAAACTTGCCAGCCACTTTGTAGCGCAGGATTTAGTGGGCGTGGTTTATGATTTGGGCTGCTCTACGGGCAATTTCTTAGCCACGCTTGCCCCCCTTTTGCCTAAAGACACGCCCCTAGTGGGTGTAGACAATGCGCCGAGCATGTTAGAAAAGGCGCAAGAAAAGCTAAAAAGTCTTCTCGTGTCTTTGCGCTGTGAAGATTTGCTGACAACTCCCCTAGACAACGCAGGGGCTGTGGTCTTGCTCTACACCTTGCAATTCATCCGCCCCTTGCAACGCCAAGCCTTGATGCAGCGCATTTTTAATGCCCTAAAGCCCGGGGGAGTGGTGCTTGTGGCGGAGAAAATGATGAGCTTGGACCGCATTTTAGACAAGCAAATGGTGGAGCTGTACTACCTTTACAAACAAGCGCAGGGCTACACCCTAAGCGAAATCACCTTTAAAAGAGAAGCCCTAGAAAATGTCCTAGTGCCCTACAGCTTGCAAGAAAACATGGCTCTCTTAGAGCAAGCGGGCTTTAAACAACCCGAAGTGCTGTTTAAGTGGGTGAATTTTGGGTTGCTGATCGCCCGCAAAATCTAG
- the sodB gene encoding superoxide dismutase [Fe], whose product MFTLRELPYSKDSMGDFLSPTAFDYHHGKHHQGYVNNLNNLIKDSEFKDSCLFTILTKSSGGVFNNAAQIYNHDFYWDCLSPKATQMSDELKHALTADYGSLEAFKEAFIKSATTLFGSGWNWAVYNPANHKIEIVQTSNAHTPVTEHKVPLLVVDVWEHAYYIDHKNARPVYLEKFYEHINWAFVSECLEWAKKEGLGSVDYYINQIVHKKA is encoded by the coding sequence ATGTTTACTTTAAGAGAATTGCCCTACAGCAAAGACAGCATGGGGGATTTTCTAAGCCCCACCGCTTTTGACTACCACCACGGCAAGCACCACCAAGGCTATGTCAATAACCTCAACAACCTCATCAAAGACAGCGAGTTTAAAGACAGCTGTTTATTCACCATCCTCACTAAATCCAGCGGAGGGGTGTTTAACAACGCCGCACAAATCTACAACCACGACTTCTATTGGGACTGCCTAAGCCCCAAAGCCACCCAAATGAGCGATGAACTCAAACACGCCCTCACCGCAGACTATGGCTCATTAGAAGCCTTTAAGGAAGCTTTTATCAAAAGCGCAACCACGCTCTTTGGCTCTGGGTGGAATTGGGCGGTTTATAACCCCGCTAACCACAAGATCGAAATTGTGCAAACCAGCAACGCCCACACCCCCGTAACCGAGCATAAAGTACCCCTTCTAGTCGTGGATGTGTGGGAACACGCCTACTACATCGACCATAAAAACGCCCGCCCCGTCTATTTGGAGAAATTCTACGAACACATCAACTGGGCATTTGTGTCCGAGTGTTTAGAGTGGGCGAAAAAGGAAGGTTTGGGCTCTGTGGATTATTACATCAACCAAATCGTGCATAAGAAAGCCTAG
- the modB gene encoding molybdate ABC transporter permease subunit encodes MQTDFIATLALTFKLAGLTTLILCPIGLALGAYLAFKDGFLKLVLETLTWMPLVLPPTVLGFYLLVLFAPTSPLGVFLKKFDIHLVFSFSGLVLASVIFSLPFMVNPIQNALKSLPKSLREASYTLGKSKVFTFFWVLLPNIKPALFMALITTFAHTIGEFGVVMMVGGNLEGETRVASIAIYTQAEANNLALANQYALTLSVLSFALLFGMLIIQKRMRAFYKI; translated from the coding sequence TTGCAAACTGATTTCATCGCCACGCTCGCCTTGACTTTCAAGCTGGCGGGTTTGACGACCCTGATTTTATGCCCCATAGGACTGGCACTAGGGGCGTATTTAGCGTTTAAAGATGGGTTTTTAAAGCTGGTTTTGGAAACCTTAACTTGGATGCCCTTAGTCTTGCCTCCCACGGTGTTGGGCTTTTACCTCTTAGTGCTCTTTGCGCCCACGAGCCCTCTTGGGGTGTTTTTAAAAAAATTTGACATCCATTTAGTTTTCAGCTTTAGCGGCTTGGTGTTGGCCAGCGTCATTTTCTCTTTACCTTTTATGGTAAATCCCATCCAAAACGCCCTAAAGAGCTTGCCAAAGTCGCTAAGAGAGGCGAGCTATACCTTGGGCAAAAGCAAGGTTTTTACTTTCTTTTGGGTGCTCTTGCCTAACATCAAGCCCGCTTTGTTCATGGCACTCATCACGACTTTTGCACACACCATCGGTGAATTTGGAGTTGTGATGATGGTGGGGGGCAACCTTGAGGGAGAAACGAGGGTGGCGAGCATCGCCATTTACACCCAAGCCGAAGCGAATAATTTAGCCCTAGCAAACCAATACGCTCTCACTTTGAGTGTTTTAAGCTTTGCCCTCCTCTTTGGCATGCTGATAATCCAAAAACGCATGCGGGCTTTTTACAAAATTTAG
- a CDS encoding AAA family ATPase, with translation MPPITTRLNRLLNAAMALASKLSHRYITPEHLFFIMLNDKEVQGFLRRLDLDIEEAKQLAQNYLTESVPTYENALEGHGKTPVNDEHLNHLFQALSRYAKEMPHKILDVQDLLWLMVEKIPCYATDILKTYGVDGPKILEQPPLTFSKEKTPALRKFARDLNALAAQNAIDPVSHRENEIKKVIEVLGRRKKNNPLLVGEPGVGKTAIAEGLALKIAHQEVPPFLLGRTIYALDLSAMVAGSKYRGEFEKRLKKTLKELQRDKGSILFIDEIHTVLGAGASSAGALDGANILKPMLADGSLSCIGATTFDEFRAVLEKDKAFCRRFSKIDILEPSKEDCYGILEDIAGYYERHHKVKYSKEALKACVDLSVHYLHENFLPDKAIDLMDMAGSFKKIYTPNTHAPTISKSDIENVLSFKIDIPKAHISPEKKNHLKGLEDQLKKEVFAQDEAIARLVETIKIHASGLAGVRKPVASFLFVGPSGVGKTELAKALAKHMHLHLERFDMSEYKEPHSISKLIGAPSGYVGFEQGGLLVNAIRKHPRCVLLLDEIEKAHPNVYDLLLQITDNATLTDNTGRKSDFSHTILILTSNAGSQTLGKLGFLEDNAHRYHNALKEILSPELRSRLDAILTFKPLDLAHLECVVQKECKKIEAMLAPRNISLAVDKSAVHHLATLCQKDPLGARIVEKLVHRHIKVKLSDALLFGGLKEGGGARFLWRNQEMQLVPKNPSKSRKLRQTTKTP, from the coding sequence ATGCCCCCCATCACCACAAGACTCAACCGCCTACTCAACGCTGCGATGGCCTTGGCAAGCAAGCTCTCACACCGCTACATCACTCCCGAGCATTTGTTTTTCATCATGTTGAATGACAAAGAAGTGCAGGGCTTTTTAAGGCGTTTGGACTTAGACATTGAAGAGGCGAAACAACTGGCGCAAAACTATCTCACCGAGAGTGTCCCTACTTACGAAAACGCCCTAGAGGGGCATGGTAAAACGCCTGTCAATGATGAACACCTGAACCATCTTTTTCAAGCCTTGAGCCGTTACGCTAAAGAAATGCCCCACAAAATCCTAGATGTGCAGGATTTATTGTGGCTCATGGTAGAAAAGATCCCCTGCTATGCCACAGACATTTTAAAAACCTATGGCGTGGATGGCCCTAAAATCTTAGAGCAACCCCCTCTAACTTTCTCCAAAGAGAAAACCCCTGCTTTAAGGAAGTTTGCTAGAGATTTAAACGCCCTAGCTGCCCAAAACGCCATCGACCCCGTGTCCCATAGAGAGAATGAAATCAAGAAAGTGATCGAAGTTTTGGGGCGGCGCAAGAAAAACAACCCCCTATTGGTGGGCGAGCCGGGCGTGGGTAAAACCGCCATTGCTGAGGGGCTAGCCTTAAAAATCGCCCATCAAGAAGTCCCCCCCTTTTTGCTCGGGCGCACGATTTACGCTTTAGATTTGAGCGCAATGGTTGCCGGGAGCAAGTATCGGGGCGAGTTTGAAAAACGCCTCAAAAAGACCCTAAAAGAGTTGCAACGGGATAAGGGAAGCATTTTATTCATCGATGAAATCCACACCGTACTAGGGGCGGGGGCTTCCAGCGCAGGGGCACTCGATGGGGCAAACATCTTAAAGCCCATGCTCGCCGATGGCTCTTTAAGTTGCATCGGTGCAACGACCTTTGACGAATTTAGGGCGGTGCTTGAAAAGGACAAGGCCTTTTGTCGCCGCTTTAGTAAAATCGACATCCTAGAGCCCTCCAAAGAGGATTGTTATGGCATTTTGGAGGACATCGCTGGCTATTATGAGCGCCACCACAAGGTCAAATACAGCAAGGAAGCCCTGAAAGCTTGCGTGGATTTGTCCGTGCATTACTTGCATGAAAATTTCCTACCCGATAAAGCCATTGATTTAATGGACATGGCGGGCTCGTTTAAGAAAATTTATACCCCAAACACCCACGCCCCCACGATCTCTAAAAGCGATATTGAAAATGTGCTGTCCTTTAAAATTGACATTCCCAAAGCCCACATCAGCCCCGAAAAGAAGAACCACTTAAAGGGGCTCGAGGATCAGCTCAAAAAAGAGGTCTTCGCCCAAGACGAGGCGATCGCCCGTTTGGTCGAAACCATCAAAATCCATGCTTCGGGTTTGGCAGGCGTGCGAAAACCCGTAGCCAGCTTTTTATTCGTGGGGCCTAGTGGTGTGGGCAAAACCGAGCTTGCCAAAGCCCTAGCCAAGCACATGCACCTACACCTTGAGCGCTTTGACATGAGCGAGTATAAAGAACCGCACAGCATTTCTAAGCTCATCGGTGCGCCCTCGGGCTATGTGGGCTTTGAGCAGGGTGGGTTGTTAGTCAATGCTATTAGAAAACACCCCCGCTGTGTGTTGCTCTTAGACGAGATCGAAAAGGCACACCCTAATGTTTATGACTTGTTGCTACAAATCACCGACAACGCCACGCTCACCGACAACACTGGGCGCAAGAGCGACTTTAGCCACACCATTTTGATCTTGACTTCCAACGCGGGTAGCCAAACTCTAGGCAAACTCGGATTTTTGGAGGACAACGCCCACAGATACCACAACGCCCTAAAAGAGATATTAAGTCCAGAATTGCGCTCAAGGCTTGATGCGATTTTGACCTTTAAGCCCCTAGACTTGGCGCATTTGGAGTGCGTGGTGCAAAAAGAGTGCAAGAAAATAGAAGCCATGCTTGCGCCCAGAAACATCAGTCTAGCGGTGGATAAATCCGCTGTCCATCACCTAGCCACCTTGTGCCAAAAAGACCCCCTAGGTGCACGCATTGTAGAAAAATTAGTCCATCGACACATTAAAGTGAAACTAAGCGATGCCCTGCTCTTTGGAGGACTTAAAGAGGGGGGAGGTGCCAGGTTTTTATGGCGCAACCAAGAAATGCAGCTTGTGCCAAAAAACCCCAGCAAATCCCGTAAACTACGCCAAACCACCAAAACGCCCTAA
- a CDS encoding universal stress protein has protein sequence MLRVLFGISDTQECRSGADAAMRLFSQIKEVHFTLVHVSPEVLIYPESGIMNYSQTEVVANEQSQQLIDEFMELFAQQGISCETVLKMGNPVDVVLEMAPSFDLLVIGASESSMFYRLFGSHQNSFIDNSPIPVLVAK, from the coding sequence ATGCTTAGAGTGCTTTTTGGGATCAGCGATACACAGGAGTGTAGAAGTGGGGCGGATGCGGCGATGAGGCTGTTTTCTCAGATCAAAGAGGTACATTTCACTTTGGTGCATGTCAGCCCAGAGGTGTTGATTTACCCTGAGAGTGGGATCATGAACTACAGCCAAACCGAGGTTGTGGCGAACGAGCAATCCCAGCAACTCATTGACGAGTTTATGGAGCTTTTTGCCCAACAGGGCATTTCTTGCGAAACGGTGCTGAAAATGGGTAATCCTGTGGATGTGGTCTTAGAAATGGCACCCAGCTTCGATCTCTTAGTCATCGGGGCGAGCGAGTCGTCCATGTTTTACCGCCTTTTTGGCTCGCACCAAAATAGTTTCATTGACAATTCCCCCATCCCCGTTTTGGTGGCAAAATAA
- a CDS encoding bifunctional 3,4-dihydroxy-2-butanone 4-phosphate synthase/GTP cyclohydrolase II, translated as MTNLERVEQAINALKNGELVILMDDEDRENEGDLVMAGIFSTPEKINFMAKYARGLICVALTQEIANKFDLKPMVSHNDSKHETAFTISIDAKAAKTGISAYERSLTIELLCKEHSSPKDFVRPGHIFPLIAKEEGVLVRTGHTEASVDLCKLAGLKPVSVICEIMKEDGSMAKRGDKFLLDFAKTHELKILYVSDIVSYRLQSENLLTLLGESPATLAGLDCQNLVFLDHLKRKHFVYRFGELGDAPLVRFHIIRSDHELLSHAANHDFFMRVVKKLSCEGGVLVFIDPQAKVHDTLKNFGVGALVLKSLGIKRFRLLTTQDHPEYTALKGFDLEMLEAICP; from the coding sequence ATGACAAATTTAGAAAGAGTGGAGCAGGCCATCAATGCCCTAAAAAATGGGGAGTTGGTGATTTTGATGGACGATGAGGACAGAGAAAACGAGGGGGATTTGGTGATGGCGGGCATTTTCAGCACGCCCGAGAAAATCAATTTTATGGCGAAGTACGCCAGAGGGCTCATTTGTGTCGCCCTGACCCAAGAGATCGCCAATAAATTTGATTTAAAGCCCATGGTGAGCCACAACGACTCCAAACATGAAACGGCTTTCACGATTTCCATTGACGCAAAGGCAGCCAAAACGGGCATTTCGGCCTATGAGCGCTCTCTAACCATCGAGCTTTTATGCAAGGAGCACAGCAGTCCAAAGGACTTTGTGCGCCCGGGGCACATCTTCCCCTTGATTGCCAAAGAAGAGGGGGTTTTGGTGCGCACAGGGCACACGGAGGCGAGCGTGGATTTATGCAAATTAGCGGGGTTAAAGCCCGTGAGTGTGATTTGTGAGATCATGAAAGAGGATGGCTCTATGGCAAAGAGGGGGGATAAATTTTTGCTCGATTTTGCCAAGACCCACGAGCTGAAAATTTTATATGTGTCCGACATCGTGAGCTACCGGTTGCAAAGTGAGAATTTATTGACTTTGCTTGGAGAGTCGCCCGCCACTTTAGCCGGGCTAGATTGCCAAAACTTGGTGTTTTTAGACCATTTGAAAAGGAAACATTTTGTCTATAGGTTTGGGGAGCTTGGCGATGCCCCTTTGGTGCGTTTTCACATCATTAGAAGCGATCACGAATTGTTGAGCCATGCGGCAAACCACGACTTTTTCATGCGTGTGGTCAAGAAACTGAGCTGTGAGGGGGGGGTGTTGGTCTTCATTGATCCCCAAGCAAAGGTGCATGACACGCTGAAAAACTTTGGTGTCGGGGCGTTGGTGCTCAAAAGTCTTGGCATTAAACGCTTTAGGCTACTCACCACGCAAGATCACCCCGAGTACACTGCCTTGAAAGGCTTCGATTTGGAGATGTTGGAGGCGATTTGCCCCTAG
- a CDS encoding OmpP1/FadL family transporter — MANGFQISEQSLNGTALGSAYVAGARGADASYYNPANMGFTNDWGENRSEFEVTSTVINIPAFKFMVPGSNQGLYSITSLMVDKSKQNLLKILGILGLGDVGSVVGDKIIINGLPAAQKLINNLENLTNQKVVTVASMPSDQVVPGWTGTTNFILPKFFYKSRTHNGFTFGGSFTAPSGLGMKWHGPGGEFLRDVFIMMVELAPSISYTINNRFSVGVSGRGLYATGSFNNTVYVPLHGASVLTASQILGLPNKVFSQQVPSSMRQQLASIGWQPAINCQPNVDPNSTECQAYYSGLKQIMRYSGLQQADSDLYGTAQVVQQSNGSAWSGGYRAAASMRVFDNGMFSVVYNSSVTFNMRGRLTALTELGPSLGDVLTRGSLNINVSLPEMLDIAYAHEFFKHHLRIEGVYRRTFWSQGNKFLVTPDFANASYQGIGGAVQTLNSATLKKMVGLADFSGVMNMGAGWRDTNTFRVGATYMGRSLRLMGAFCYDQAPSPQEAIGIPDSNGYTIAFGAKYNFRGFDIGWGGTFTFKSNRNGYYQSNDLGQLRIFSASLGYRW; from the coding sequence ATGGCTAATGGGTTTCAAATCTCCGAGCAGAGCCTGAATGGCACCGCTTTGGGCTCGGCTTATGTGGCTGGGGCACGCGGGGCGGATGCGAGTTATTACAACCCAGCCAACATGGGTTTTACCAACGATTGGGGGGAAAACCGCAGCGAGTTTGAGGTGACCAGCACGGTCATCAACATCCCCGCTTTTAAATTTATGGTACCTGGCAGCAATCAAGGGCTTTACTCCATCACCAGCCTTATGGTGGACAAGAGCAAGCAGAATTTATTAAAAATTCTAGGCATTTTGGGGCTGGGCGATGTCGGATCCGTCGTAGGCGATAAAATCATCATCAATGGCCTGCCCGCTGCCCAAAAACTCATCAACAACCTAGAGAATTTAACCAACCAAAAGGTCGTTACCGTGGCCTCTATGCCTAGCGATCAAGTGGTGCCCGGCTGGACGGGCACGACCAATTTCATCTTGCCCAAATTCTTTTATAAAAGCCGCACGCACAATGGCTTTACTTTTGGGGGCAGTTTTACGGCCCCCTCAGGACTTGGCATGAAGTGGCATGGGCCCGGGGGCGAATTCCTGCGCGATGTTTTTATCATGATGGTTGAGCTTGCCCCCAGCATCAGCTACACCATCAACAACCGCTTTTCTGTGGGCGTGTCGGGGCGTGGGCTTTACGCCACGGGCAGTTTTAACAACACCGTGTATGTGCCCTTGCACGGCGCATCAGTGCTCACCGCAAGCCAAATTTTGGGTCTGCCCAACAAAGTCTTTAGCCAGCAAGTCCCAAGCTCCATGCGCCAGCAACTCGCCAGCATCGGTTGGCAACCCGCCATCAACTGCCAACCCAATGTTGATCCCAATTCCACAGAGTGCCAAGCTTACTATAGTGGGCTCAAGCAAATCATGCGCTACAGTGGGCTGCAACAAGCCGACTCCGATCTGTATGGAACGGCGCAAGTGGTGCAACAGAGCAATGGCAGTGCGTGGAGCGGTGGTTATCGAGCAGCGGCGAGCATGCGCGTGTTTGACAATGGCATGTTTTCTGTGGTTTACAACAGCAGTGTAACCTTTAACATGCGTGGCAGGCTGACCGCTTTAACGGAACTAGGGCCAAGTTTAGGCGATGTGCTGACAAGGGGGAGCTTGAACATTAATGTGTCCTTACCCGAAATGCTCGACATCGCCTATGCTCACGAGTTTTTCAAGCACCATTTGCGCATCGAGGGGGTGTATCGGCGCACTTTTTGGTCGCAGGGCAATAAATTCTTGGTAACCCCAGACTTTGCCAATGCGAGCTATCAGGGCATCGGCGGGGCGGTGCAGACCTTAAACTCGGCTACCCTTAAAAAGATGGTGGGGCTGGCGGACTTTAGCGGGGTGATGAATATGGGGGCGGGCTGGCGCGACACCAACACCTTTAGGGTGGGCGCGACTTACATGGGGCGCTCTTTGCGTTTAATGGGGGCGTTTTGCTACGATCAGGCCCCTAGCCCGCAAGAGGCGATCGGCATTCCCGACTCCAATGGCTACACCATCGCCTTTGGGGCAAAATATAATTTTAGGGGTTTTGACATCGGCTGGGGGGGGACTTTCACCTTTAAAAGCAACCGCAATGGCTATTACCAATCCAACGACCTAGGACAATTGCGTATTTTCTCTGCATCTTTGGGTTATCGCTGGTAG